The following is a genomic window from Vigna radiata var. radiata cultivar VC1973A unplaced genomic scaffold, Vradiata_ver6 scaffold_2249, whole genome shotgun sequence.
TCGGTAAGAGGAGTATAAGAGCTAAAATACTCACGATTTTTACACATATGTTCGGTCGCTCCACTGTCCAAGTAAAAGTTAGAGTCGGATTCCCATTCAGCCGCACATAAAAACGCTAGACTGCTTCCACCATTATCATTATCGTTGCCGGAATTTTCTGTTTTAGCaccattttctttacttttgcGAAATCTACAATGTTTCCACAGATGTCCATAACGATGACAGAAATTACATTGGATACCTCCTCGCTGAGGTTTCTGATCACCCGCGTCACCATTCGAACGACTGTCATTCATAGGATTTCCACTCTTTCCCGTATGGTTATCATTCCGACCGCCACGAGCTTGATTAAAACGACCACGACCACGATTATTATACGATTGTCGAGTATGACACTGATCCTTTTTGTGACCACGATTACCGCA
Proteins encoded in this region:
- the LOC106755046 gene encoding uncharacterized protein LOC106755046 yields the protein MSLPDRFKHFVSAWESVPVAEQTIDNLTSRLLVEEERQKSGEEAVALVAQSFSNLTCFRCGNRGHKKDQCHTRQSYNNRGRGRFNQARGGRNDNHTGKSGNPMNDSRSNGDAGDQKPQRGGIQCNFCHRYGHLWKHCRFRKSKENGAKTENSGNDNDNGGSSLAFLCAAEWESDSNFYLDSGATEHMCKNREYFSSYTPLTEERRIKIGDGSEILAIGIGTVSVQSFNGTRYVDMDINNVLHIPHLKVNLLSQGKSLDKGFSLISNAHEARFIEEKTQK